One genomic region from Enterobacter hormaechei ATCC 49162 encodes:
- the ves gene encoding environmental stress-induced protein Ves yields MEFFDIRKMPVSLWRNGAGETREICCVPPATRDFFWRASIASIASNGEFSAFPGVDRVITLLEGGEVTLDAGRAFCHTLKHHQPYRFAGDLAVKAVLTEGQMSMDFNIMTRRDRCQAKVRVATRTFTTFASRGGVAFVLSGAWQLGDKLLTADQGASWEEGSHTLRLLESKGSLLFSEITWLPGH; encoded by the coding sequence ATGGAATTCTTTGATATCCGTAAAATGCCGGTCAGTCTCTGGCGTAACGGCGCAGGTGAGACGCGTGAGATTTGCTGTGTCCCTCCTGCGACGCGGGATTTTTTTTGGCGGGCCAGTATTGCCTCCATTGCCAGTAACGGCGAATTTTCCGCGTTCCCGGGCGTTGACCGGGTGATTACGCTGCTGGAGGGCGGCGAGGTGACCCTGGATGCGGGCAGGGCGTTTTGCCATACCCTGAAGCATCATCAGCCTTACCGTTTTGCGGGCGATCTGGCGGTGAAGGCCGTGCTCACAGAGGGGCAGATGTCGATGGACTTCAACATCATGACCCGACGGGATCGCTGCCAGGCAAAGGTGCGCGTTGCTACCCGGACGTTTACCACCTTCGCGTCACGCGGTGGAGTGGCGTTCGTATTAAGCGGCGCCTGGCAACTGGGAGACAAATTACTGACCGCCGATCAGGGCGCCAGCTGGGAAGAGGGCAGCCATACCCTCCGTTTACTGGAATCGAAAGGCAGTCTGCTGTTCAGCGAAATTACCTGGCTGCCGGGTCATTGA
- the spy gene encoding ATP-independent periplasmic protein-refolding chaperone Spy — translation MRKLTALFVASTLALGATSMAFAADTATTTAAPTEGKMMMHHKGKPGMHHEMMMFKDLNLTDAQKQQIRDIMKSQRDQMKRPPLEERRAMHDIIASDSFDKAKAEAQIDKMAEQHKARMLAHMETQNKIYNILTAEQKKQFNANFEKRLTERAAPEGKMPAPTE, via the coding sequence ATGCGTAAATTAACTGCACTGTTTGTTGCCTCTACCCTGGCTCTGGGCGCTACCAGCATGGCGTTCGCCGCAGATACCGCGACCACTACCGCCGCGCCGACTGAAGGCAAAATGATGATGCATCATAAAGGCAAGCCGGGTATGCACCATGAGATGATGATGTTTAAAGATCTGAACCTCACCGATGCGCAGAAACAGCAGATCCGCGACATCATGAAAAGCCAGCGTGACCAGATGAAACGTCCTCCGCTGGAAGAGCGCCGCGCAATGCATGACATCATTGCCAGCGACAGCTTCGATAAAGCAAAAGCGGAAGCGCAGATCGACAAAATGGCCGAGCAGCACAAAGCGCGCATGCTGGCCCACATGGAAACTCAGAACAAGATTTACAACATTCTGACGGCGGAACAGAAAAAGCAATTTAATGCCAATTTTGAGAAGCGTCTGACAGAACGTGCAGCGCCGGAAGGTAAAATGCCTGCACCAACCGAATAA